The window GGAGGTCATTTTGCAGTGCCGTGGGCGAGATCAAGCCGGGGGGAGTGTCGATGAAGTAATGGAGGAGCCTAgcgatgaagaagaagacattGATAGTGACAGTGATACACTCGTAGATTTagagctatgatatatttctctAATGATCTATCTATAGCAAAGTTGAACATTTTTATCTTACATGCTTCTGTTTTATATGTTAATGAAAATCATCCATTTTTATCTTACATGCTTCTATTTTTTAATGGAGAGTGTGATGTACTTTTTACTCCATATTTCTTTATGGCTGAATGTAATATTGTATCTATCTAGTTTTTATTATGAAAGATGCACAAAGTAGGTAAAAAATTTGTGAAGCCTGGGTGCTTGTCCCAGAAGCTGACGGGATACGAAAGGCAAAGGCAAAAAAGGATTGAAATGAACTCAATTAGATTAGAGGCTCTTGGCATACCGGGTATGTCCAAGGCATTGTTTGGTTCAAATCAGAATGGTAATGAAGGACCGAACAAGATTAGCAAtggcgatgatgatgatgagtatCTGCCATCTGATAATGAAGAACTAAATTCTTCTGGAGATGCTAAACTTGTGCCCGTGATGGCTGCCCAACCTACTCTGCTCCCCACCTTTTCTACCCAGCAAACCCACGAGCTTTCAAGTCCACCTATTATTGCCAACAGCGTGGGTGAAAAAACTCATCTTTCTGAATCTTGTTATTGCTAAGATACTCTTGGTAAAATGATGGCATTTCAGtgattttgtgtttttttttgcgTTCTCTTTATCTATCATTAGCAGGTTTGTCTTATGGCCTAAAGTATTTAACTATTTTAGCAGGTTCATCATCAAAGCGCGTGCGGGGTAAGACAGTTGGGAAAGGAATTGATAAGCTCATTGCCCAGAATGGCGGAGAAAAGCTTTCTGGTCCAGTACTTGATGAGTGGAATGCTTTATGTGGTATTAATGCCCCAAAGGTAGCCAGTCTGTTGGGGGTGTATATTAGGAGAATGTGTCCAATTAAGGGCATACCGACGTGGCGGCATGTAGACGAGGCTACTCAATCTGCTATCATACAATCTGTCCTTGTAATTATTTattgcataatatttttttatatacttGTAATAGTTGCATTGATCATACTACATAATGATTTTACTTATGTTTTTAGGACAAGTTCAAAATCTCGGATGATTATCATGGCAATCTAGTAGCTCAGCAAGCTGTCCACAGAAAATGCTACAATATTCACAGAAATTGGAGGCACAATATGAAATTGCATTACAAGCATGTTAAGAATGTCTTACATGTGGATCCTTATAGTCATCCATACGAACATGTGACTCAAGAGGATTGGCGCTACTTAATTGACGATGTGTGGAAAAGCAAAGAACACAAGGTAACTTACATATTTAGTGCTTCAGAGtttataagtaaaatatttgatcataatgttttctttagatttttaatttgtattttttttgaagGTGAGATCAAAAGCTGGCaaaaagaataggaaaaagCTTGAGTACAATCATTGTTCAGGATCTCGGTCATTTGTTGCAACAATGACTATACAGGTAATATATTTTTGAGTATGTACTGGCTATATTTTTAGTGAATTGCCTGTGAAACAGTCTATGGGATAGTTTTGGCTATTATAAAATAGATAATTTGCTGCAAGTAGATTTTTTATTCTAGTTTGCTGCATGTATATTTTTGGAATCCTtttatgcaagtagatctgacagTTATTCtagtttttttattatatagtgGCTATATGCTAATCTAAATTACACTTTGCAGCCGGAGTTTAATGGTTCTGAAAACCttgaattttcagaattctataagaaaactcATACCAAGAAGAACAAAGAGTGGATTGATCCTATTTGCGTCGTGAAACATGTAGGTATCTAAAATCTCAATGATAATTTAAATCACTTTATGCTtttgcaagattatatatacATTTAATTCTGTTGTTACCTTTGCATTGACAGTCAAAGATGTTGAGCTTGCGAGAAGAATCTTCCCAATCCGGTGTGCAATTAACATCAGAGGAGATGTCTAGGCAGGCACttggaaaaaggaagagatacattcttggatttggggatgggccgaagccctcttcatcttcttccacaccTAGCCGTGTGTCACAAGACCATGTTGGGGAGTTACAGAAACTTAAAGCTgagatggaggagatgaagatggagcgtgaggagctgcggaggcaattggaacaggagaggagagagcgtgaggaggaaaagaaagagcgaGAGGAAGAACAGAAGCAAATTGCACATCGTACAAGTTTGGTGACAGAGTTCTTAAAGGAAAAGACTCAAACGCATAAGTCGTctatccatcatgatggggccatTTATTCAACTGGTGGCACAAATACTCGTTGGTATGTATTCTCATTTATATTACGTAGGTTATTTAGAGATTTGGACCAAATTAAGCGAAATATCATTGTGAACTTatacttgaattttagtttattatttttcacatgtggttattgattgtgtattcttttttgctttctctgatacatggtggagttatgagcatgtgaatctagtttttggtacatggatagcttttgttcagatgatcatggtggagttgtctacaagcagaaatcagttttttgtttattcatatttttatctacatgatggttgtttggatgaattgcaagatcagatattttggaatttttaatttacattttgatgtgtttggtaatgattatcaccttaacatatggtatggatgaaacatttTGATGAATGGTTAATAGGTTTGCTTGACTTTAGACTTATAGatgatgatatttataatgaatgattatggattctccaacattgtgtatactactatttggatgagcaaatgtattgtgcaatatggataatggataggctgtgttggttctacaggatttggaacgagcccaaaaataaatattaagcttataatttgaattattaattaaatacaGGTTAATACTTTCTGCCACCAAAAATGTTTGTTGCCAATGCATTCCAATACATTCTACGACCAAACTATTGGTGGGGGAAGATAGACATTCAGTGACCATATTTTTGGTAGCGGAAGACAAACATTCCACGACCAACTATTTGGTCGGCGTGGGAATTAGCGACAACAAATTTGGTCGCTGAAAAGTTGCTTCGGCAACCAAACGTTGGTCGTTATTGGTGTACCTTAGGTGACCACACAATATTGGTCGCCAAAACCTTTCAGTGACTAGGGTTCGGCGACGAAGAGTATTCTAGTCGCGAAAAGGTTTCGGCGACCAAATATGGTTATTTGGCGACTAGAATCTTAGTCGCTGaatatgtattttcttgtagtgatttCCTAATCAAGCAAAGGTTAACCTAGTAAGGTAGATGCTATGTTGGTAGCAGTCATGAACTTTTCTAGTTTATACTAGTGGGGCCTCGGATTGAATGGTAATGTACCTTTTTCCACTAAAAAAGAATCATGGGACAACACACTACATGTAACCAGATACATTGTGTGCGTGCATATGCATATCTAAGTTTGTACTAAAGATCAAAGTAAATTAaacatttctatttttattactGATTTGTAACAATAAAGAGACAGATCACATGTTGATCTATAGAACATCAACCATTGGCCATCTCAAGGAAATGACATAGTTAACCTACAAAACAAGTCATCCATTAAAATTATACTCAAAAATATAGTTAATCAACTGGAAGTACTCAACATTATACTCGATCATACTAAATAAGAGTTCCTAGCATAATCCATGAAACAAAGCTTTCATGGTACTACATAAAATAAAACGAAAAGCTGATTTTACTTCTCAAAATTGGGATGCTACGTTACATTGAAGAGGTGTTAAAAAgatttgctcaaaaaaaaaatctacgaaTTGATTAATAGAGCATAGCTTGCAACGGATTACCTGCTTCATAGATTCAGCGATCTCAGAGAGGATGCCATCGCCTGGAAGAGGATGGCCCATAATTTGTAGAGAAAGAACCCTGGAGGGAGAGGGGtgaacacagagagagagagagagtagagcCCGGTAGAGAAGCTCgtggcaggaggaggaggaggaggggaaggagaaCTGGTGTCGGGCGGCGGAGctcaggggaggaggagggggaagaggaggagggcagCAGAGGAGCTCGAGGGGCGAGGATGGTGGAGGAGCtcgggggtggggtgggggaggaggaggtggaaaACTGGTGTTGGGTGACGGAGCTTGGGcgaggaggagggggaagagcaggaggaggaggatggcaGAGGAGctcaagagaggaggaggagcgcTGGTCTCGAGCGGCGGAGCttgaggaaggaggagggggaggaggaaaaggaggatATTAGGGATGGATTTAGGATATGGATTGGGGCGGAGAGAAGCGAGAACGAATTAGGGTTTTGGCATCAGATGATGCTTATTAGCATCGTTTTCTTTGCGGAATTTAACGGCACTAGTAAGTATTGCCTTATTAATGTAATCTGACGATTCTAGCAAGAAAATTATCATGGGAGGCCTGTTTAAAGTTTTCGACACTTACATGCATCACTAATCTTCAATGTTTACAAAAACTGTCGACACAAACTAATTACTGCTCATCCCCACTCATATAAGGCTTCATTATGATGTGTATTTCCCATCCACTCCATACTTCATCCTTTCCTTGCCAAATTTCACTCTGTTCTGTACTTAATGTGATTTACATTGCCCGTAGTGTAAATATtctattatttattttcttacaGTCTTCTTGTTTCGCTTCCAGAACAAGAAACTATAGCTTGCAGTTGTAAGCATATCTCCCAAAAAAATTCACATTCTTGTCATTATTAATTTATCTCCATTCTTCTTGGCTTCTTATGTGATTAGATAAAACCAGAGGCCTGCATGAACCCACAATCACAAAAACTAATACAACTCATTCTTATCTTGTATGCCTCTCTGGGTTGCACTAAGCTACAATTACCAAccactagaaaaaaaaagagtaaacatTCTATCAATTTCAAAATAAAGATATTAGTGATCATGCTTCCTTACTCAATGATTTGCAATAGTGTACAATATGAAAATGAactgaagaataaaaaaaaaaattccattatGTAATTTCTTACTTTCCCATACGTCAACAAAAGTCCTGATGGTACCACCTACCTTCGTTGAAAACAACAATATCAACAAACTAATAGTTAGTCATCTAGACCACTATATGCCATTGATCATTTGCCGGGAATGCTCGGCATCACAAGGTATTCTTAGCATTTGTTATATTTTTACACTCAACAACCGTCTAGGAGGGGTTTACCATCGTCTGATGAGGGTCAAGTTTCGTTTGGCCCAATCTTGGCCGAGTCACTTTAGATAAACTAGCTGTTCAAGTTCTCGTAATGGATTCACTGAAGGGAAATAAGGGGATTGGATACCACTCAGATGTGCCTCATTAACAATACATACACGCATGCAAACATGAATATATACAGAcatgtgcatgtatcatgcataTATACCACATTTCATACGAAGCCAACTAGTCCAAATACCTCCCTTTTCCCCCACTCTTACAATAatgcaaaattttatttaattatgtcACAACTATGATTAAACACAACTCATTATCTCAGAAATTGACTTTCTAACCTTGGACTAGTTACTGCTATACTCAAGCCCCTAGTAGGCCAAACATAATACTGCATCTTAGCCCAAGACTAACCCAGCACATACACCACATTTCTTACGTGGCCAACCAATTCAGATGCCGCCCATAGCACATCatataattatatcaaaatattgatttttcttaatttagtcaTAGTCTACATGATTAAtcacaaaataataaatttcataaaaagctAGACTAATTGACATCACATCATCAAACCATCACCACAATACATATACCAACAAATGTAAGATACTCGCAATCATGCAGATGATAACATAACTTTTTTATTTAATCATGAATATATAATACATCGATTTACAAATTTTTCATAATCATATAGATGATTGTATTGAGGGATTCTTATCTCTAGCGATGACAAACTCAAATACTAGGTACACCAATCCTCTCCTCAATCTATGAACTCGGAGACAAAGTGGTCTGCTTAGCATCTTTTTGCTCAAACGATTGCTCACCTATAGAGCCAGATCTCATCATCAGAGAAATGATAACTATCCATAGATTATGGTGGATGATCATAACAAGGTCAACTAAAAACTCTCCCTAGAATCCTCCTAAGGCCACATAACACCGACTTGGAATCCTCCTAGGGTCGCATAACACCAATTTGAAACCCTCCTAGGGTTGCATAACAGCGACCAGAAACCTCTGGTTTGCAATACCGACATAGAGCTCCAAGTCATTCATTGCTGCCACAGGACCCTTAGTCACATAATGCCAGCCATTCCCCAATTGGTCCATTAAatatgtagagagagaaagagtgataaagagagaaagagagaagagagagagaaagagagagaaggcaaGAGGAAGATTGTTATCTTCTCAAATGAGAAGAAGATGTTAGGGATCAACTctacgattgcggaatataaAGGATAGTAGGAGAAACGAAAACACAGCAAAGAAGATAGCAAAAACGCACAAGACactcaagtttatgtggttcagagttccttgctcctacgtccacagctgcacagatcaatatttcactatatgatcaaaaggaagttacagagattcaagagaagagaacaaactctctttctcacagcaaacaatctctctaaagacgagcaacacgtcgtcttcttgatgcacacaaaggatctacttttggaacctctcgttgatgagttctagggtttctctaggttgcaacatacctctcgtgtccctcaagaagtctatatatacctcccaatctcttactttgattagggctcaaaaagtcttggcttggacccggttcataactcagcctcgcgtgaaaatcgtgctcgagtcgactcccacaattctgcgagtcgactcgggaacagtccacagaaaatgcCTCtttgtctgcctgtgggagtcgactcctggagttctcgagtcgactccaacactggggagtcgactccaagtctgctggagtcgactccaaaaagctGTGCCAAGTCtacctgcgtgccagagtcaactccaagtctgctagagtcgacttcggaccttgctgaagattttttctttgctgattcaactctaaATCTTCtcgaactctttccggcttgtctttccttgatcctccaccaccatagtgcacataggggtctagaaaaaagggaatggatcaggctccacaacccaacaactctcccacttggagactgatACATCCAGTCGTGCatctattttaaaaataaacaaacttccatatcttgaTCTATATTCTCTGTGCGGCACCTCCATTCAACTATctttggaggccaattgaggccatgcatcgcctcaatttctctgtagtgactgtcttagtcaacatatcagctgaattctttactccttgaatcttctcaagtaacaaactgccatcttctagcaactttctgatgaagtgatatctcagctgtatgtgcttcgttctcgcatgaaacattgggttgttagctaagtgaatagcactctgactgtcacagaatagtacactacagttctattctctgcccagctctttcagaaggttctgcagccaaatcatctccttgctggcttctgtaatggcaaCATATTCCGCCTCAGTTGTCGAAAGAGCAACGATCTTTTGCAGTTTGAGAACCAGCTCACTACTGTCCCGCCTACGGTATAAACATACCCTGTGgtgcttcttctagtgtcagtatcacctcctaggtctgcatccacaaaaccttgtagtgtttgactgccttttctataacacaagccTATATTTTTGgtacctttcaaatatcttaggatccacttgacagcctcccaatgttgtctacccggattggccatgtatctactcacagctcccactgcatgtgcaatgtcggatctcgtgcatatcatagcatacatcaagctgcctatggctgaagcatatggtacccttgacatcttcttcagctcctcatcatccttgggtgattgctcttttgaaagtttgaagtgGCTCGCTAAAGGTGTCTTCACAGGATCTGCTTCTGTCATATTAAATCTATTCAAcaccttatcaatgtagttagcttgagaaagcttcagtgttccagccaccctatccctttcaatcctcagcccaagcatctgttttgctgcacccatgtctttcattgcaaactCCCTTGATAgttctttcttccatctttcaatctcttgtaggttcggtccggctatcaacatatcgtcaacatacaagagtaagatgataaaactaccatcaagtaccttaagataacagcaatgatcttcttgacatcttGCAAAACCATTGTTGATCATAAATGCATcgaactttttgtaccacaacCTCGGGGCCTGTTTTAAACCATACAAACTTCTCTTTAGCTTACATACAAGGTTCTCCTTGCCAGGGACTGCAAAGCCGACAGGTTGCTGcatgtagatgtcttcatcaatctctccataGAGAAATGCAGTCGTAACATCCAACTGCTCCAAATATAGGTTTTCTGCTGCCACAATACTCAGAATCACTCTaattgttgaatatttgactaccggagagaaaatctcagtgtagtcgataccttccttctgttggaagcttttcacaaccaaccttgctttgtacCTTTTGCTGCCATCAAGTTTCCCTTTAACTTTGTAGACCTACTTGTTCTGTAaagccttcttgccttctggtagtgaactgagtt of the Phoenix dactylifera cultivar Barhee BC4 unplaced genomic scaffold, palm_55x_up_171113_PBpolish2nd_filt_p 001670F, whole genome shotgun sequence genome contains:
- the LOC103699198 gene encoding uncharacterized protein LOC103699198 isoform X1, translated to MNAGKPNKKKPNSLFFSFSPARRLHLAFTRTSASPARRHRPFAGSPVRSSLRRRRPKMHKVGKKFVKPGCLSQKLTGYERQRQKRIEMNSIRLEALGIPGMSKALFGSNQNGNEGPNKISNGDDDDEYLPSDNEELNSSGDAKLVPVMAAQPTLLPTFSTQQTHELSSPPIIANSVGLSYGLKYLTILAGSSSKRVRGKTVGKGIDKLIAQNGGEKLSGPVLDEWNALCGINAPKVASLLGVYIRRMCPIKGIPTWRHVDEATQSAIIQSVLDKFKISDDYHGNLVAQQAVHRKCYNIHRNWRHNMKLHYKHVKNVLHVDPYSHPYEHVTQEDWRYLIDDVWKSKEHKVRSKAGKKNRKKLEYNHCSGSRSFVATMTIQPEFNGSENLEFSEFYKKTHTKKNKEWIDPICVVKHSKMLSLREESSQSGVQLTSEEMSRQALGKRKRYILGFGDGPKPSSSSSTPSRVSQDHVGELQKLKAEMEEMKMEREELRRQLEQERREREEEKKEREEEQKQIAHRTSLVTEFLKEKTQTHKSSIHHDGAIYSTGGTNTRWYVFSFILRRLFRDLDQIKRNIIVNLYLNFSLLFFTCGY
- the LOC103699198 gene encoding uncharacterized protein LOC103699198 isoform X3, whose amino-acid sequence is MNAGKPNKKKPNSLFFSFSPARRLHLAFTRTSASPARRHRPFAGSPVRSSLRRRRPKMHKVGKKFVKPGCLSQKLTGYERQRQKRIEMNSIRLEALGIPGMSKALFGSNQNGNEGPNKISNGDDDDEYLPSDNEELNSSGDAKLVPVMAAQPTLLPTFSTQQTHELSSPPIIANSVGLSYGLKYLTILAGSSSKRVRGKTVGKGIDKLIAQNGGEKLSGPVLDEWNALCGINAPKVASLLGVYIRRMCPIKGIPTWRHVDEATQSAIIQSVLDKFKISDDYHGNLVAQQAVHRKCYNIHRNWRHNMKLHYKHVKNVLHVDPYSHPYEHVTQEDWRYLIDDVWKSKEHKVRSKAGKKNRKKLEYNHCSGSRSFVATMTIQPEFNGSENLEFSEFYKKTHTKKNKEWIDPICVVKHVVKDVELARRIFPIRCAINIRGDV
- the LOC103699198 gene encoding uncharacterized protein LOC103699198 isoform X2, which produces MNAGKPNKKKPNSLFFSFSPARRLHLAFTRTSASPARRHRPFAGSPVRSSLRRRRPKMHKVGKKFVKPGCLSQKLTGYERQRQKRIEMNSIRLEALGIPGMSKALFGSNQNGNEGPNKISNGDDDDEYLPSDNEELNSSGDAKLVPVMAAQPTLLPTFSTQQTHELSSPPIIANSVGSSSKRVRGKTVGKGIDKLIAQNGGEKLSGPVLDEWNALCGINAPKVASLLGVYIRRMCPIKGIPTWRHVDEATQSAIIQSVLDKFKISDDYHGNLVAQQAVHRKCYNIHRNWRHNMKLHYKHVKNVLHVDPYSHPYEHVTQEDWRYLIDDVWKSKEHKVRSKAGKKNRKKLEYNHCSGSRSFVATMTIQPEFNGSENLEFSEFYKKTHTKKNKEWIDPICVVKHSKMLSLREESSQSGVQLTSEEMSRQALGKRKRYILGFGDGPKPSSSSSTPSRVSQDHVGELQKLKAEMEEMKMEREELRRQLEQERREREEEKKEREEEQKQIAHRTSLVTEFLKEKTQTHKSSIHHDGAIYSTGGTNTRWYVFSFILRRLFRDLDQIKRNIIVNLYLNFSLLFFTCGY